A region of Geobacillus sp. 46C-IIa DNA encodes the following proteins:
- a CDS encoding plastocyanin/azurin family copper-binding protein produces the protein MLFTGGIAAVLSFVVIAFIFIKRKKITCMAGMMAAMALGMLAGLTGGLLAGISYNGNLFLSTILGMTFGFLAGFFAGMPISIMAIIDGVLSGVMGGMMGAMLGEMIAPEYQDPTVHIMLVLFVGMTCIVLYMLQQEAGFNHSFLINKLFHNPLWLAIALPLFFYLYNHLYNEFARSSDLPMTNSSLNHFMEDHNQAAPPLSIETKGKKVVIEATEFVYLPKSLQLTVGQPVTLILKNSGRVEHDIEFENMKASLLQRNDHENHAENANVHVHSLPGKTAEVTFIPIESGVFRFYCTVPGHKESGMVGWAKVS, from the coding sequence ATGTTATTCACTGGGGGAATCGCGGCGGTTTTGTCTTTCGTTGTGATTGCTTTCATCTTTATCAAAAGGAAGAAAATCACATGCATGGCTGGAATGATGGCGGCCATGGCGTTAGGAATGTTGGCGGGGCTGACAGGCGGCCTGCTGGCTGGGATTTCTTACAATGGCAATCTCTTTTTATCAACCATTTTAGGAATGACTTTTGGGTTTTTAGCTGGATTTTTCGCTGGAATGCCGATTAGCATCATGGCCATCATCGACGGTGTTTTATCAGGAGTCATGGGCGGCATGATGGGAGCGATGTTAGGAGAAATGATTGCGCCTGAATATCAAGACCCTACGGTCCACATTATGCTTGTTCTATTTGTTGGAATGACTTGTATTGTTCTATACATGCTTCAACAAGAAGCGGGTTTTAATCATTCATTTTTGATAAATAAACTATTCCATAACCCGCTATGGTTAGCAATCGCCCTTCCGCTGTTTTTCTATTTGTATAACCATTTATATAATGAATTTGCTCGGTCTTCTGATCTTCCAATGACGAATTCGTCCTTGAACCATTTTATGGAGGACCACAACCAAGCTGCACCTCCGTTAAGCATCGAAACAAAGGGGAAAAAGGTAGTGATTGAAGCAACGGAATTTGTTTACCTTCCTAAAAGTCTGCAACTGACTGTAGGGCAACCTGTGACCTTAATTCTAAAAAACAGCGGTCGAGTGGAACATGACATTGAATTCGAAAATATGAAGGCGTCCTTGTTACAGCGGAATGACCATGAAAACCATGCAGAAAATGCGAACGTTCATGTTCATTCCTTGCCAGGGAAAACAGCCGAGGTGACGTTCATACCAATCGAAAGCGGTGTGTTTCGATTTTATTGTACGGTTCCAGGGCATAAAGAATCTGGTATGGTTGGATGGGCGAAAGTTTCATAA
- a CDS encoding multicopper oxidase family protein has product MHGYLPGNPQTPIITPNVKNAPFRVLKNGIKQFHLRAEPVVHELVNGIKIRGYGYNGSIPGPTILVNQGDYVHITVENRLPEATSVHWHGLIVSNRMDGVPGPGGSPMIQPGESFTYEFRIQQSGTFMYHSHVHDAKQELMGLAGMLISRGIYEEPVDRDYVLLLQEWAVQMGMHQQTSSHPMNDHPSKQLAPNIYDIDPMSMMFNFFTINGKAYPDTAPLLVRYGERVRIRLGNVSMDSHPMHFHGHEFIVTAVDGNPIPMMARLKRNTINVAPGETWNIEFLANNPGNWVFHCHKPHHTTNAHAMEGMGGMVAMVRYVK; this is encoded by the coding sequence ATGCATGGTTACTTGCCCGGAAATCCTCAAACGCCTATTATCACGCCCAATGTAAAAAATGCGCCATTTCGTGTTCTCAAAAACGGGATAAAACAATTTCACTTGCGGGCGGAACCGGTCGTGCATGAGTTGGTAAACGGCATTAAAATCCGCGGGTATGGATACAACGGAAGTATTCCCGGGCCGACGATTCTTGTCAATCAAGGGGACTATGTTCACATTACAGTCGAAAACCGTTTGCCAGAAGCAACATCCGTCCATTGGCACGGATTAATTGTTTCCAACCGAATGGACGGCGTACCCGGCCCTGGAGGCAGCCCGATGATCCAACCTGGGGAAAGTTTTACGTATGAATTTCGCATCCAACAGTCAGGAACGTTTATGTACCACAGCCATGTCCATGACGCAAAACAAGAGTTAATGGGATTGGCAGGCATGCTTATTTCGCGCGGCATATACGAAGAACCTGTGGACCGCGATTATGTTCTGTTGCTTCAAGAGTGGGCTGTGCAGATGGGGATGCATCAACAAACTAGCAGCCATCCAATGAATGATCATCCTTCCAAACAATTGGCTCCAAATATATATGACATCGACCCAATGTCAATGATGTTTAATTTCTTCACAATTAACGGCAAAGCCTATCCTGATACTGCTCCTTTACTTGTCCGATATGGCGAACGCGTCCGTATTCGCCTTGGCAATGTAAGTATGGATTCTCATCCGATGCATTTTCACGGGCATGAGTTTATTGTCACCGCGGTTGACGGAAATCCGATTCCTATGATGGCAAGATTAAAACGAAACACGATTAATGTAGCGCCAGGAGAAACATGGAACATCGAATTTTTGGCTAACAATCCGGGAAATTGGGTCTTTCACTGTCATAAACCCCACCATACAACGAACGCGCATGCAATGGAGGGAATGGGCGGCATGGTGGCGATGGTCCGTTATGTGAAATAA
- a CDS encoding glycosyltransferase — MFERVSILIPYKPDNGIRDRNFQWVKAFYETMFPEAEICVGISDEEPFNRAQAINLAAKQATRDIFIIVDGDIFCDPHVMKEAVEQAVNAPWVIPFRKIVRIGEESSRNLLNEPPTWPVEVADVDIIHTSEFTYLGGLNIISRDHFMEVGGFDERFSGWGGEDDAFSCAVNTLCGRYKRLEHTIYHLWHPPVGYENNPNGERNLALRQLYYEANNDKGKMKRVLSQAKSVFRQPEKKKGGKGKQKEPIYIAAAANDDYAEPLAVMLRSLLKNKKSGSPVSVVIIDSEISEKKKSLIMKVAEKYKANVDFQQIDPVVYSEFATFAYLTKETYYRLSIPDLVDETVDKVLYLDCDVVVKKDITELWNTDIRDYCLGAVEDHWVKQSRNADLFMPETAKYFNAGVLLINLKKWREHGVKEKVIEFIRTHPDRIKYCDQDALNAVLYKQWLPLDPKWNFQTYHLYDPVAVRKPAIIHYTGENKPWNADHPLKKDYRKYRKGIFQS, encoded by the coding sequence TTGTTCGAACGTGTGTCCATTCTCATCCCGTACAAACCTGACAACGGCATCCGTGATCGCAACTTTCAGTGGGTAAAAGCCTTTTATGAAACGATGTTTCCGGAAGCGGAAATTTGCGTCGGTATTTCTGATGAGGAGCCTTTTAACAGGGCACAGGCGATTAACTTAGCGGCCAAACAGGCGACGCGGGATATATTCATTATTGTCGATGGGGATATTTTTTGCGATCCGCACGTGATGAAAGAGGCGGTTGAACAGGCGGTCAATGCGCCATGGGTCATCCCGTTTCGCAAAATCGTAAGAATTGGTGAGGAAAGCTCCCGAAACTTGTTGAACGAGCCTCCAACCTGGCCGGTCGAGGTGGCGGATGTTGACATCATTCATACGTCAGAATTCACCTATCTTGGGGGATTGAACATCATTTCCCGCGATCATTTTATGGAAGTCGGGGGCTTTGATGAGCGATTTTCCGGGTGGGGTGGGGAAGACGACGCCTTCAGTTGCGCGGTGAATACGTTATGCGGCCGTTATAAGAGACTCGAGCACACGATTTATCATTTATGGCACCCGCCTGTCGGCTATGAAAACAACCCGAACGGCGAACGCAATTTAGCGCTTCGGCAATTGTACTATGAAGCGAACAACGATAAGGGGAAAATGAAGCGTGTTCTTTCACAGGCAAAAAGCGTTTTTCGCCAACCGGAAAAAAAGAAAGGGGGAAAGGGCAAACAGAAAGAGCCGATCTATATTGCGGCGGCGGCCAACGATGATTACGCTGAGCCGCTGGCGGTGATGTTACGCTCTTTATTGAAAAACAAAAAATCGGGATCTCCCGTTTCCGTTGTTATTATCGATAGCGAGATCAGCGAAAAAAAGAAATCGCTGATCATGAAAGTGGCCGAAAAATATAAGGCAAACGTGGATTTTCAACAGATCGATCCGGTCGTGTACAGCGAGTTTGCGACGTTCGCCTATTTGACGAAAGAAACGTATTACCGTCTGTCCATTCCGGATCTTGTTGATGAAACGGTCGATAAAGTGCTCTATTTAGATTGCGATGTGGTTGTGAAAAAAGACATTACCGAGCTATGGAATACCGATATTCGCGACTACTGTTTAGGTGCGGTTGAGGATCATTGGGTGAAGCAGTCAAGGAACGCCGATTTGTTTATGCCCGAGACCGCCAAGTACTTTAATGCGGGTGTGCTTTTGATCAACTTAAAAAAATGGCGCGAGCATGGCGTGAAAGAGAAAGTGATCGAATTTATTCGCACGCATCCAGACCGCATTAAATATTGCGACCAGGATGCCCTGAACGCGGTTCTTTATAAGCAATGGCTGCCATTAGATCCGAAATGGAATTTCCAGACGTACCATTTGTACGACCCCGTCGCTGTACGAAAACCGGCGATCATCCATTACACTGGGGAGAATAAACCGTGGAATGCTGACCATCCGTTGAAGAAGGATTATCGGAAATACCGAAAAGGGATTTTCCAGTCATGA
- a CDS encoding glycosyltransferase family 8 protein — MIVSATNDHYAQHLAVMLTSLLKHQQTDRPIHIYILYSDLSAISIAKLQRAIAQFRASVVFLHVDAQRFEDFAPGSGGQKYISKEAYYRMIIPDLLDEEVAKALYLDCDIIVRADLTELWDTDIDEYDLAAVDESRVLTKSDRDIRMNRLSLPLDSYYFNSGVLLINVKRWREKHISSELMEFVKSRGGRLALMDQDALNAVLYNRWLRLEDKWNFTTAHSSKHSAKKAAILHFTGPDKPWNSKSPFTKEYRKYLKQSSWEKPI; from the coding sequence GTGATTGTGTCAGCAACAAACGATCATTACGCCCAACATTTGGCTGTGATGCTCACATCGCTATTAAAACATCAACAAACAGATCGCCCGATCCATATTTACATCTTGTACAGCGATCTGTCCGCCATTAGCATCGCGAAGCTTCAGCGAGCCATCGCTCAGTTTCGCGCATCAGTTGTGTTTCTTCATGTCGATGCCCAGCGATTTGAAGATTTTGCCCCAGGCTCAGGCGGCCAAAAATACATTAGTAAAGAAGCTTACTACCGAATGATCATTCCCGATTTGCTTGACGAAGAGGTTGCAAAAGCGTTATATCTCGATTGCGACATCATCGTGAGAGCGGACCTCACAGAGCTGTGGGATACGGATATTGACGAATATGATCTCGCCGCGGTGGACGAGTCGCGGGTATTGACAAAATCGGATCGGGATATTCGGATGAACAGGCTATCACTGCCCTTAGATTCGTATTATTTTAATTCCGGTGTGCTATTAATCAATGTCAAACGGTGGAGGGAGAAACACATTTCCTCTGAATTAATGGAGTTTGTCAAGTCCCGCGGCGGCCGGCTGGCGTTAATGGATCAAGATGCGTTAAACGCCGTCCTTTACAATCGTTGGCTTCGTCTCGAGGACAAATGGAACTTCACCACCGCCCACTCCTCAAAGCATTCAGCCAAAAAAGCAGCCATTCTCCATTTCACCGGCCCTGACAAGCCATGGAATTCAAAAAGTCCGTTTACGAAAGAGTATCGAAAATACTTGAAACAGTCGTCATGGGAGAAACCGATATGA
- a CDS encoding ferredoxin family protein, with product MSNLPTIEEKQYLVRFNADTKSHLHVLDHDICLTKCPDKICTIFCPAAVYKWEGTRMHVGYEGCHECGSCRIGCPYENIRWEYPRGGHGIVFRLG from the coding sequence ATGAGCAATCTGCCAACCATTGAGGAAAAGCAATATTTAGTCCGCTTTAATGCCGATACGAAATCCCACCTTCACGTCCTTGACCACGACATTTGCCTGACGAAATGCCCGGATAAAATTTGCACGATTTTCTGCCCGGCGGCGGTGTATAAATGGGAAGGAACGCGGATGCATGTCGGTTATGAAGGCTGCCATGAATGCGGCAGCTGCCGCATCGGCTGTCCGTATGAAAATATTCGTTGGGAGTATCCGAGAGGCGGCCACGGGATCGTCTTTCGGCTAGGGTGA
- a CDS encoding FAD-dependent oxidoreductase — translation MPEKFDCIVVGAGPAGTACAYELAKAGVNVLLLERGEYPGSKNVMGGVLYRKMMEDIIPEFYKEAPLERPIVEQRFMLMDKESAVTFSYKGLEWGREPYNNFTVLRAKFDQWFAEKAVEQGALLVCETVALECIVENGRVVGVRTDRPDGEVYADVVVLADGVNSLLAKQLGFHREWRPDEVALATMEILKLDKKVIEERFNLEPGQGCTIELFGDATKGILGTGFLYTNKETLSIGVGTLLSGLIKHKIKPYELLEYVKNHPMIRPYLQGSEPVEYLAHLIPEGGYHSMPKVVGDGVLVVGDAAQLVNAIHREGSNMAMTSGRLAAETIIMAKTYNDFSESMLDHYRLKLMESFIVQDLKKYKDATHHFDAFPQYFERYIPLLNRAASHMFTVDGASKWEKQKKIWRDLGSMKEKLKLARDVFKAWEVMK, via the coding sequence ATGCCTGAAAAATTTGACTGTATCGTCGTCGGAGCGGGGCCGGCCGGAACGGCTTGCGCCTATGAGCTTGCCAAAGCCGGAGTCAACGTATTATTGCTTGAGCGCGGCGAATATCCAGGATCGAAAAACGTCATGGGCGGCGTGCTCTATCGAAAAATGATGGAAGACATTATTCCGGAGTTTTATAAAGAGGCGCCGCTTGAGCGCCCGATTGTCGAACAGCGGTTTATGTTGATGGATAAAGAGTCAGCGGTGACGTTCAGCTATAAAGGATTGGAGTGGGGGCGCGAACCGTACAACAACTTTACCGTTTTACGGGCGAAGTTTGACCAATGGTTTGCCGAGAAAGCGGTCGAACAAGGAGCGTTGCTTGTTTGTGAGACGGTGGCGCTCGAATGCATCGTTGAAAACGGCCGCGTCGTCGGTGTACGCACTGACCGCCCAGACGGCGAGGTATACGCCGATGTCGTCGTGCTGGCGGATGGCGTCAATTCGCTTTTGGCGAAACAGCTCGGGTTTCATCGCGAATGGCGGCCGGATGAAGTCGCCTTAGCGACGATGGAAATTTTAAAGTTGGACAAAAAAGTGATTGAAGAGCGCTTCAATCTCGAACCAGGGCAAGGCTGTACGATCGAGCTGTTCGGCGACGCGACGAAAGGCATCTTGGGGACCGGATTTTTATACACGAATAAAGAGACATTAAGCATCGGCGTCGGCACGTTGCTTTCCGGGCTCATCAAACATAAAATCAAGCCGTACGAGCTGCTTGAATACGTCAAAAACCACCCGATGATTCGTCCATATCTCCAAGGGAGCGAGCCAGTCGAGTATTTGGCGCACTTGATTCCAGAAGGCGGTTACCACTCGATGCCGAAAGTGGTCGGGGACGGTGTGCTTGTCGTTGGGGATGCCGCCCAGCTCGTCAACGCCATTCACCGTGAAGGGTCGAATATGGCGATGACTTCCGGACGTCTGGCAGCCGAAACGATCATTATGGCGAAAACATACAACGATTTCTCGGAGAGCATGCTTGACCACTATCGGCTGAAACTGATGGAGAGCTTTATTGTCCAAGACTTGAAGAAGTATAAAGATGCGACCCATCATTTTGATGCGTTCCCGCAATATTTTGAACGCTACATTCCGCTGCTCAACCGGGCGGCCAGCCACATGTTTACCGTCGATGGGGCGTCGAAGTGGGAAAAACAGAAAAAAATTTGGCGCGATCTTGGCTCGATGAAAGAAAAACTCAAATTGGCGCGCGATGTGTTCAAGGCGTGGGAGGTGATGAAATAA
- a CDS encoding electron transfer flavoprotein subunit alpha/FixB family protein translates to MNFADYRGIWVYIEVRDGKVAPVSLELLGAGRMLADKRGTELGGVLIGSGVKSLAPTLFAYGADVVYVYDDPIFAHYRTEPYMRALLHCCQKYKPEVLLYGATPTGKDLASAIATDLPTGLTADTTILDIEEDTGLLLASRPAFGGNIMATILCKKYRPQMATVRPKVMKALSPDPERTGRMIEEQIELREEQMRTKVLEVVRETVKKARIDEADIVVAGGKGMGSKEGFQLIHELADVLGAAVGASRDVVEAGWIDHHHQVGQTGVTVTPKIYFAIGISGAIQHIVGMQNSELIIAINKDPNAPIFQACHYGIVGDAFEIVPLLIKRFKEELPKLKASADAKEGIRHA, encoded by the coding sequence ATGAACTTTGCCGATTACCGAGGGATATGGGTCTACATTGAAGTGAGAGACGGGAAGGTGGCTCCTGTTTCCTTGGAGTTGCTTGGAGCCGGGCGGATGCTGGCGGATAAACGCGGCACGGAGCTTGGCGGAGTGTTAATTGGAAGCGGTGTCAAATCGCTTGCGCCGACGTTGTTCGCCTATGGGGCGGATGTTGTGTACGTCTATGACGATCCGATTTTTGCCCATTACCGTACAGAGCCGTATATGCGCGCATTGCTTCACTGTTGCCAAAAGTATAAACCGGAAGTGCTGCTGTATGGGGCGACGCCGACCGGAAAAGACTTGGCGAGCGCGATTGCCACTGATTTGCCGACTGGGCTGACGGCGGATACGACGATTCTTGATATTGAGGAGGACACTGGATTATTGCTGGCGAGTCGGCCGGCGTTTGGCGGCAACATCATGGCAACGATTTTATGCAAAAAGTATCGCCCGCAAATGGCGACAGTCCGGCCAAAAGTGATGAAGGCGCTTTCACCCGACCCGGAACGGACCGGCCGGATGATCGAGGAGCAGATCGAGCTGCGCGAGGAACAGATGCGGACAAAAGTGCTCGAAGTCGTAAGAGAAACCGTGAAAAAGGCGCGCATCGACGAGGCGGATATCGTCGTGGCCGGCGGCAAAGGGATGGGCAGCAAAGAAGGATTTCAGCTCATCCATGAGCTGGCGGATGTCCTCGGTGCGGCGGTCGGTGCCAGCCGTGATGTCGTTGAAGCCGGCTGGATCGACCATCATCATCAAGTCGGGCAAACCGGAGTGACGGTGACGCCGAAAATTTATTTCGCCATCGGCATTTCGGGCGCGATTCAACATATTGTCGGCATGCAAAACTCCGAGCTGATCATCGCCATCAATAAGGATCCGAACGCCCCGATTTTCCAAGCGTGCCATTACGGCATTGTCGGCGATGCATTCGAGATTGTGCCGCTATTAATCAAACGGTTTAAAGAAGAGCTCCCCAAATTAAAAGCATCAGCCGATGCGAAGGAGGGAATCCGCCATGCCTGA
- a CDS encoding electron transfer flavoprotein subunit beta/FixA family protein, producing MLHIVACIKQVPDTKVAKINPKTNTIDRASAPAILNPYDAHAVEEAVRLKKRYGGVVSVLTMGPPPAVKAIRKCIELGADEGYMISDRAFAGADTLATSYALAKALEQIAKQRPIDLIICGKMTIDGDTGQVGPGIARRLDIPPLTGVNKVVEINKEKGYAIVHRKLEDGYEVVKSTLPCLFTVEKEINDISFAPLPNMIKAARYYPTIWTADDLENVDRKQLGLKGSPTIVSKIWTPPKPKGGEMLEGTTEEKVEQLLSIVLEKQELFQS from the coding sequence ATGCTGCATATTGTAGCTTGTATTAAGCAAGTGCCGGATACGAAAGTCGCCAAGATCAATCCGAAGACGAATACGATCGATCGCGCCAGCGCCCCGGCGATTTTAAACCCGTATGATGCGCACGCCGTCGAGGAAGCTGTCCGCTTGAAAAAGAGATATGGCGGCGTTGTTTCCGTCTTGACGATGGGCCCGCCGCCGGCGGTGAAAGCGATTCGAAAGTGTATTGAGCTTGGCGCTGATGAAGGGTATATGATTTCCGATCGGGCGTTCGCCGGAGCGGATACGTTAGCGACGAGCTATGCGCTGGCGAAGGCGTTGGAACAAATTGCGAAACAGCGGCCGATTGATTTGATTATTTGCGGAAAGATGACCATTGACGGCGATACAGGCCAAGTGGGGCCAGGCATTGCCCGGCGCTTGGATATTCCGCCGCTCACCGGTGTAAACAAAGTTGTTGAAATTAACAAAGAAAAAGGATATGCGATCGTCCACCGCAAGCTTGAAGATGGCTATGAGGTCGTGAAGTCGACGCTCCCATGTTTATTCACCGTGGAAAAAGAAATTAACGACATCTCCTTTGCGCCTTTACCCAACATGATCAAAGCCGCACGATACTACCCGACAATTTGGACTGCAGACGATTTGGAAAACGTTGACCGCAAACAGTTAGGATTAAAAGGCTCCCCAACGATTGTTTCGAAAATATGGACACCGCCGAAGCCAAAAGGCGGCGAGATGCTTGAAGGAACGACGGAAGAAAAAGTGGAACAGCTGCTTTCGATCGTGCTCGAGAAACAAGAGCTGTTCCAATCGTAG
- a CDS encoding phosphotransferase, which yields MFDVPDKIKSLIHEEEYSIDDVGMSDSTVVLFKDKVLKIQPISEEAENEYHVMEWLQGKLPVPKVLGYERDEKKAYLLMTKVPGEMACADKVHCGLGKKTTLT from the coding sequence ATGTTTGATGTACCTGATAAAATCAAGAGCCTAATTCATGAAGAGGAGTATTCTATTGACGATGTAGGAATGTCCGATTCTACAGTCGTTCTGTTTAAGGATAAAGTGCTTAAAATCCAACCAATAAGTGAAGAAGCAGAAAATGAATATCATGTGATGGAATGGTTGCAGGGCAAACTACCAGTCCCTAAGGTTTTGGGATATGAAAGAGATGAAAAGAAAGCCTATCTCTTAATGACAAAAGTACCTGGAGAAATGGCTTGCGCAGATAAAGTTCATTGTGGTCTGGGAAAGAAAACGACATTGACATAA
- a CDS encoding polysaccharide pyruvyl transferase family protein — protein sequence MKKVLYIGWLGFQNIGDELLWNVFAASARQYAPDVQIIPSTPKVNWKDTTPYDAVVLGGGSLLLPGYMAVLRQAHEAGKPIWVWGSGIDWIGQAETDALRAGAKPALDRHFSVNDAELFRTVLASAAFAGIRGPLSKAVLNTLGACPPNVRVIGDPGLLLSPPMPAEQPKTEKTIGINWGTTYNRLFGQNEALVEDALARAAKTWIDAGYRIYLYIVWPSDRPACERLYKKIDCPESVTFDRTLYNEQQLIERLRPLTATVNFKLHANLLSLTAGVPAVMLGYRLKVFDFAASLGLEQYVISTASPQLDTQLVKTVALAEEQRSRIIEQYEAVRRQYTPLLLEPFQHGLFL from the coding sequence ATGAAAAAGGTGCTGTACATCGGTTGGCTCGGATTTCAAAACATCGGCGATGAACTGTTATGGAACGTCTTCGCCGCCTCGGCCCGCCAGTACGCTCCGGATGTTCAGATCATTCCGTCAACGCCTAAGGTCAATTGGAAAGACACCACCCCGTACGATGCCGTTGTGCTTGGCGGCGGCTCGCTTTTGCTTCCGGGCTATATGGCCGTTTTGCGCCAAGCGCACGAAGCGGGAAAACCAATATGGGTATGGGGAAGCGGCATCGATTGGATCGGCCAAGCGGAAACGGACGCCTTGCGCGCAGGCGCCAAGCCCGCACTTGACCGTCATTTTTCCGTCAACGACGCCGAGCTGTTCCGCACCGTCCTCGCTTCAGCCGCCTTCGCCGGCATCCGCGGCCCGCTCAGCAAAGCGGTCTTGAACACGTTAGGCGCCTGTCCTCCAAACGTCCGCGTCATCGGCGACCCCGGGCTACTTCTGTCGCCTCCCATGCCTGCCGAGCAGCCAAAGACAGAAAAAACGATCGGCATCAACTGGGGGACGACGTACAACCGCTTGTTCGGGCAAAACGAAGCGCTCGTCGAAGACGCCCTCGCCCGCGCGGCCAAAACGTGGATTGACGCCGGTTACCGGATTTACTTGTACATCGTCTGGCCGAGCGATCGCCCCGCCTGCGAGCGGCTGTACAAGAAGATCGATTGCCCGGAGAGCGTCACCTTCGACCGTACGTTATACAACGAACAACAGCTCATCGAGCGGCTTCGCCCATTGACAGCCACCGTCAACTTTAAGCTCCATGCTAATTTGCTCTCCCTTACCGCCGGTGTCCCGGCCGTCATGCTCGGCTACCGATTGAAAGTCTTCGATTTCGCCGCCTCGCTTGGCCTTGAACAGTACGTCATTTCCACCGCCAGCCCGCAGCTTGACACACAATTGGTCAAAACAGTGGCCCTCGCCGAAGAACAGCGCAGCCGCATCATTGAGCAATACGAAGCCGTCCGCCGCCAATACACTCCGCTCTTGCTCGAACCGTTCCAACACGGATTATTTCTTTAG
- a CDS encoding glycosyltransferase family 4 protein — protein MMRVLMVLDGLDFGGTETHALSLAKEMVARGIHIAVAARSGTLAPHFKIVGCPLYPIDFPVTIDIEEQRKEQIIGQLEALIKKENISIVHTHQTPSGILAALAAHRRGIPVVFTTHGTYYPPSELETMLRLASAAIAVSPPVERHIRPLAAKRFLIPNGIDTNEFAPLGRKGRQALGIPDDALVIVYSSRLAWAKARICFMVLKACKDLKPLFPNLHVVVVGDGSRFSDAENLAHLIHRTCRETFIHLVGEQGDMAPYYSLADLVVGTGRVALEAMACGKPVLAAGNHGYFGLVEPNSYDDAWECYFGDHGSRQGCSRYILSQDIKRLLPSPLYREQLGQAGREWVMRQFHIQTCVDQVLNVYESLLKGETKR, from the coding sequence ATGATGCGCGTCTTGATGGTGCTAGACGGCCTTGATTTCGGGGGAACGGAAACACACGCCTTAAGTTTGGCGAAAGAGATGGTAGCCCGCGGCATTCACATCGCCGTCGCCGCCCGCAGCGGAACGCTTGCTCCCCACTTCAAGATCGTTGGCTGCCCGCTTTATCCTATCGATTTTCCAGTGACGATCGACATAGAAGAGCAACGAAAAGAACAGATCATTGGTCAGCTCGAGGCGTTGATTAAGAAGGAAAACATCTCGATCGTCCACACTCACCAAACTCCATCCGGCATCCTCGCCGCCCTTGCAGCGCATCGCCGTGGCATTCCGGTTGTCTTTACCACCCATGGCACGTACTATCCGCCGTCCGAATTGGAAACGATGCTCCGCTTAGCGTCGGCCGCTATCGCGGTCAGCCCGCCCGTCGAGCGGCATATCCGCCCGCTAGCGGCAAAGCGGTTTCTCATTCCAAACGGCATTGACACGAACGAGTTCGCCCCGCTCGGACGCAAAGGGCGGCAGGCGCTCGGCATCCCGGACGACGCCCTTGTCATCGTCTACAGCAGCCGGCTCGCCTGGGCAAAAGCGCGCATTTGCTTTATGGTGTTGAAAGCGTGCAAAGATCTCAAACCGCTGTTTCCGAACTTGCACGTCGTTGTCGTCGGAGACGGTTCGCGCTTTTCCGATGCCGAGAACCTTGCCCATCTCATCCACCGAACGTGTCGCGAGACGTTTATCCACCTTGTCGGCGAACAAGGGGACATGGCGCCATACTATTCGCTTGCCGATCTCGTCGTCGGCACCGGGAGAGTGGCCTTAGAAGCGATGGCGTGCGGCAAGCCGGTGCTCGCTGCCGGCAATCACGGCTACTTCGGCCTCGTCGAGCCGAACTCGTATGATGACGCGTGGGAATGCTACTTCGGCGATCACGGCTCACGCCAAGGCTGCAGCCGCTACATCCTTTCTCAAGATATAAAACGGCTCCTTCCATCCCCTCTATACCGCGAACAACTCGGCCAGGCCGGGCGGGAGTGGGTCATGCGCCAGTTCCATATTCAAACGTGCGTCGATCAAGTGCTGAACGTTTATGAATCATTGCTGAAAGGGGAAACGAAACGATGA